The sequence GGcatcaaatgcaaaaaaaaaaaagggacagaAATGACAGAGGAGAAACAGTTTCAATGTAATTTCTTAATTGAATGTCTTTATTGGGAATTTTTTTGATTGAGTAGCTTCATGTTTGTTTAATTGCTCAACCTTGAATTCCTTGACCTTGTAAGTTGTACAAACATTTTCTTTAAGGGCAGCTAACAAGTGCCTATCTCTTAATGTTATAATGACTCTACTTCCGGGAGCAAACCAATTACATTTTCCCAGCAAATTTTCTATTCTTGTCGAATCATCGACATcatcaagaattaaaaaaagctTTTTACGGCAAAGTATCTCCTTTACCAAACTGATTCCTCTAAATCTGCCGCCCACTCTCCAATTTCCATTCCCTAAGATGTCATTAAGAAGTTGCTCTTGTAGTTTGATTATGCCAGCATCTGTCCCTAAATCTATCATTTGCAGCATTTGTCTCTAACATTCTCTAAAAAGCTGCTTCCATCAAAACAATTagcaattatattataaatagctTTTGCGATTGTAGTCATTCCTACTCCGGGAAGGCCATGAATCTAACCATTCAAAATTCATCTAACCCAATATCTAAAAGTGACTCTACGGCCTCTACACGAGAATTTATTCCAACTGGGTATTTGGCAACATATAATTGCGTCCGATTTACTTTAGCATTTGCCATCTCTTCAACAATGTTTTGGATGAAGTGAGATTCAGATTTATATGTAGTGCAGCTGACAATCACAGAGCTGAAGAAAACATATAATTAGATAGATAAGCAGATTAACTACGAATTCAAGATAACtggttgtgagttataacaAACAATTGACGCGttttttgataaagtaaatggaatgtaattcatatatttttgataattgtCATTGATATAAACATCATATTAGCAGTACAAACTCAATGCATGAATCATAATATCAACAATCAGATACATACCCTTTCTTGTAATGCCACCCAGATGTATTAGCTGCTTTTCTTAGAGCATCCCTCCACCTCTGCACCTCGTTCTTGTTATCCTTCAACTTCTTTTCATGTTTAGCGAGTGCTTTTCCAAAGTTCCCCTTTTCATTTCGAATTTCCGATGGATCAACATGGTAAAAAACTAGAAGAATTTGAACCTCTTGGTCCTTTTCTTTACACTCAACAATCTCAGCAAGTTCATCCAAGCACTATGAAGTTTTCAGAGAAGAAAATAGCCAAAATCGATGAATTTTGGATGAGTTGGATAAGTTCTTCCGAAATTCCTTCTCCCCTATGAAGTTTATCATCGATGAAGGTGTTGATGCCTTTGACGCACAAAGCCTTATACAAATGGCTGGTAAAACCTTCGCGGGTATCTTCACCTCTAAAGCTCAAGAAGACATCAGAGTTCCATCGGCgagtggaagaagaagaagaagaagaagaagagaaggaggcTTCTTCACTGTTCAGGAAAGTCATTGATGGAATCGAATAGACAGAGATGCCGATCTGACCCAATCTTGGCTGATCTCCGCTGGTCCTTAGCATGAGAGAGGCAGGTCTTCCTCGAAGGTGTGGTGGCGGTGCGGTGGAGCAGGGTGGAGATTCTTCATCGGTGATATCTCTTCTCTTTTCCCTCTCtttgtctgtgtgtgtgtatatatatatatatatatttttttttttgataaatcttaggaaaaaattaatgaataaatttattccAATTTACAtagatttgataaattttaaattacataaaatcT comes from Castanea sativa cultivar Marrone di Chiusa Pesio chromosome 3, ASM4071231v1 and encodes:
- the LOC142629172 gene encoding disease resistance protein RUN1-like; amino-acid sequence: MLQMIDLGTDAGIIKLQEQLLNDILGNGNWRVGGRFRGISLVKEILCRKKLFLILDDVDDSTRIENLLGKCNWFAPGSRVIITLRDRHLLAALKENVCTTYKVKEFKVEQLNKHEATQSKKFPIKTFN
- the LOC142629173 gene encoding TMV resistance protein N-like → MTFLNSEEASFSSSSSSSSSTRRWNSDVFLSFRGEDTREGFTSHLYKALCVKGINTFIDDKLHRGEGISEELIQLIQNSSILAIFFSENFIGNFGKALAKHEKKLKDNKNEVQRWRDALRKAANTSGWHYKKGSVIVSCTTYKSESHFIQNIVEEMANAKVNRTQLYVAKYPVGINSRVEAVESLLDIGLDEF